A genomic window from Chanos chanos chromosome 14, fChaCha1.1, whole genome shotgun sequence includes:
- the rchy1 gene encoding RING finger and CHY zinc finger domain-containing protein 1 isoform X2, whose product MAATESGCDHYVRNCSLKAPCCGKFYVCRLCHDEEESHQMDRFHVKEVRCGVCSTVQEVQQWCQECGIKFGEYYCHICHLFDKDKKQYHCQPCGICRIGPREKYFHCLKCNLCLARDLQGNHKCVENVSRQNCPVCMDDIHTSRIGAHVLPCGHLLHKVYRCPLCMHSALNMEEFWEQRDEEIAQSPMPSEYQDATVKIICNDCQARATVPFHVLGMKCISCGSYNTAQNSGLIQSLPPDDQPE is encoded by the exons ATGGCCGCTACCGAGTCAGGATGCGATCATTATGTACGCAATTGTTCTCTGAAA gcacCATGCTGTGGGAAGTTTTATGTGTGTCGGCTGTGTCACGATGAAGAAGAGTCTCATCAGATGGACCGTTTCCACGTGAAGGAAGTGAGATGTGGCGTCTGTAGCACAGTCCAGGAG GTGCAACAGTGGTGCCAAGAGTGCGGTATTAAATTTGGGGAATATTACTGCCATATCTGCCATCTGTTTGACAAAGACAAGAAACAGTACCATTGCCAGCCCTGTGGGATATGTAG GATTGGTCCAAGAGAGAAGTACTTCCATTGTTTGAAATGCAATCTGTGCTTAGCCCGTGACCTACAAGGGAACCACAAG TGTGTTGAGAATGTGTCAAGACAGAACTGCCCGGTCTGTATGGAT GATATCCACACATCCAGGATAGGAGCACATGTTCTTCCCTGCGGTCATCTCCTGCACAA AGTTTACCGATGTCCTCTCTGCATGCACTCGGCGCTAAACATGGAAGAATTCTGGGAACAGCGAGATGAGGAGATCGCTCAGTCTCCCATGCCCAGCGAGTACCAGGATGCCACTGTGAAG ATCATCTGTAATGACTGCCAGGCCAGGGCCACGGTGCCCTTCCATGTGCTGGGGATGAAGTGCATCAGCTGTGGCTCCTATAACACAGCTCAGAACAGCGGCCTCATCCAGTCGCTGCCTCCCGACGACCAGCCAGAGTGA
- the rchy1 gene encoding RING finger and CHY zinc finger domain-containing protein 1 isoform X1, which yields MAATESGCDHYVRNCSLKAPCCGKFYVCRLCHDEEESHQMDRFHVKEVRCGVCSTVQEVQQWCQECGIKFGEYYCHICHLFDKDKKQYHCQPCGICRIGPREKYFHCLKCNLCLARDLQGNHKCVENVSRQNCPVCMDDIHTSRIGAHVLPCGHLLHKTCFENMCTTGVYRCPLCMHSALNMEEFWEQRDEEIAQSPMPSEYQDATVKIICNDCQARATVPFHVLGMKCISCGSYNTAQNSGLIQSLPPDDQPE from the exons ATGGCCGCTACCGAGTCAGGATGCGATCATTATGTACGCAATTGTTCTCTGAAA gcacCATGCTGTGGGAAGTTTTATGTGTGTCGGCTGTGTCACGATGAAGAAGAGTCTCATCAGATGGACCGTTTCCACGTGAAGGAAGTGAGATGTGGCGTCTGTAGCACAGTCCAGGAG GTGCAACAGTGGTGCCAAGAGTGCGGTATTAAATTTGGGGAATATTACTGCCATATCTGCCATCTGTTTGACAAAGACAAGAAACAGTACCATTGCCAGCCCTGTGGGATATGTAG GATTGGTCCAAGAGAGAAGTACTTCCATTGTTTGAAATGCAATCTGTGCTTAGCCCGTGACCTACAAGGGAACCACAAG TGTGTTGAGAATGTGTCAAGACAGAACTGCCCGGTCTGTATGGAT GATATCCACACATCCAGGATAGGAGCACATGTTCTTCCCTGCGGTCATCTCCTGCACAA AACTTGCTTTGAGAACATGTGCACAACTGG AGTTTACCGATGTCCTCTCTGCATGCACTCGGCGCTAAACATGGAAGAATTCTGGGAACAGCGAGATGAGGAGATCGCTCAGTCTCCCATGCCCAGCGAGTACCAGGATGCCACTGTGAAG ATCATCTGTAATGACTGCCAGGCCAGGGCCACGGTGCCCTTCCATGTGCTGGGGATGAAGTGCATCAGCTGTGGCTCCTATAACACAGCTCAGAACAGCGGCCTCATCCAGTCGCTGCCTCCCGACGACCAGCCAGAGTGA